The Eublepharis macularius isolate TG4126 chromosome 3, MPM_Emac_v1.0, whole genome shotgun sequence genome has a window encoding:
- the GJA5 gene encoding gap junction alpha-5 protein has protein sequence MGDWSFLGEFLEEVHKHSTVVGKVWLTVLFIFRMLVLGTAAESSWGDEQSDFMCDTRQPGCENVCYDKAFPISHIRYWVLQIIFVSTPSLLYMGHAMHTVRMEEKRKMKEVKEGAKPNSDSFRQHEYPAVEKSELSCWEEGSGRIILRGTLLNTYVCSILIRTTMEIAFIVGQYMLYGIFLETLYICHRQPCPHPVNCYVSRPTEKNIFIIFMLAVAALSLFLSLAELYHLGWKKAKEKISGSCKSNLSPVSGKLELGSQEKITQSCTPPPDFNQCLANPSGKYISPFSNKMASQQNTANFATERVHNQEDEVGESQFIQVNYTQNPEPNNSSAPCLLPNGYFHDNRRPSKSSRSSSSKVRSDDLSV, from the coding sequence ATGGGTGACTGGAGCTTCCTAGGAGAATTCCTTGAAGAAGTCCACAAGCACTCCACAGTGGTGGGGAAAGTCTGGCTGACGGTGCTCTTTATCTTTCGGATGCTTGTTCTGGGCACAGCAGCGGAGTCCTCATGGGGAGATGAACAGTCTGACTTCATGTGCGATACCCGGCAGCCTGGCTGTGAGAATGTTTGCTATGACAAAGCTTTCCCCATCTCCCACATCAGATACTGGGTCCTTCAGATTATCTTTGTCTCCACTCCCTCCTTGTTGTACATGGGCCACGCAATGCACACAGTGCGcatggaagaaaaaaggaaaatgaagGAAGTCAAAGAAGGAGCAAAGCCAAACAGTGACTCTTTCCGCCAGCATGAGTATCCAGCAGTAGAAAAGTCTGAGCTGTCTTGTTGGGAGGAAGGAAGCGGGAGAATCATTCTTCGGGGCACTTTGTTGAACACCTATGTCTGCAGTATTTTAATCCGTACCACCATGGAGATAGCTTTCATTGTAGGACAATACATGCTGTATGGAATCTTCCTTGAGACACTATACATCTGTCACCGGCAGCCCTGCCCCCATCCAGTTAACTGCTACGTCTCTCGTCCAACAGAGAAGAATATCTTTATTATCTTCATGCTTGCCGTAGCTGCACTGTCCCTCTTCTTAAGCTTGGCTGAACTTTATCACTTGGGATGGAAAAAAGCCAAAGAGAAGATCTCTGGTTCTTGCAAAAGCAATCTTAGCCCAGTCAGTGGTAAACTGGAACTGGGATCGCAAGAGAAGATCACACAAAGTTGTACTCCTCCTCCAGATTTTAATCAGTGTCTTGCTAATCCTAGTGGGAAATATATCAGCCCCTTCAGTAATAAAATGGCCTCTCAACAGAACACAGCCAACTTTGCAACAGAGAGGGTTCACAACCAAGAGGATGAAGTTGGAGAGAGTCAATTTATCCAGGTTAACTATACACAAAATCCTGAACCCAACAATAGCTCTGCCCCTTGCTTGCTCCCTAATGGCTACTTCCATGACAACCGCAGGCCCAGCAAGTCCAGCCGTTCCAGTAGTAGTAAGGTGAGATCTGATGACCTATCAGTGTGA